ATTCTCAGCAAACAGCTCTGACTAATGCAGATATGGAGGTGTGGGGATGGGCATTCCCCTGTGATGGGGAAATGTGACTTCAAACCAGGAAATTCTGTACCTCTGTTAGCATTTCTACTCCAGTTGCCAATCTACTCTAGAAAACTCCATTTTGTAAGCTGTAGCTTTTCATTTAAACCTCATCAGACCAGGGAAAGTTTAGAAGTGCTGGGGGGTTGTTTTCCACAGCTGTTGGAGCTGGTGAGACTGAGATCATCACTTTTACAGATCTGGGAGAATGGTCAGGGAAGCTGGGCTTTGAACAGATGCTCCTGTTCAGTCCCTAATGAacaaaattaatggaaaagCTCTTCTAGAGCCGTTCTCCTTTCAGGTATCCTCCAAAGTACCTGCCTAGAGCACTAAGAAAAACTGCTTGAGGAAGGTCTTGTCTGAAACCTCCAGCACGCTGGTTTGGGGCTGcgctccagtgctgctgtgcaagtCGCTCTGCTTCGCTGGCTGTACGTCATCCCAGGGCAGCTTGGAGCACAGTAGGCACACTGAAACTGCTCCACAGCCAGTCCCTAGATAGCTATTGTgttctttgtgtttatttctttctgacttCAGGAGCTTGGTTAGATATAAACCAAGGAACAACAAGGGCGAAGGAAGAGATTTTGGATTCAGAATGTAGCAAGGTGGTACTCACTCCTTCACTTGTAactgaagtatttatttctatGGATTCACTTGAAGTTTTTGTTGGCATATCTGTTCCTTTTTGGTGTCAAAATCGTCCCCCACTCTGACAAATGAAAGTATGCTGAAATTGAGTAACTGTAAAAGGCTGAGCCTCTGACAGGAAGGCTTCTGCTTTGCCTCTCCCATGGGCATTGTTAGAGGAATGCCCCTTCAGACTGGAATTGCCCAGTACTTCTGGGAAGATGTTGATGCAAGATTGATTTCCCTACATTTGTTGGTGACTGAAACTGTGGGGTGGAGTTTTTTTATGGCAAACAACATAGTAACATcacaaatgctgaaaattatATTCTGCTTTGTGAACTGAATGTTGCTACTCGCCTACATCTAGTGGATCACAAGCCCCTAAACGtgagagagcctgggcaagTTCTCTCTTGGCCTAGCTCACACAAGCCTGTGCAGCTTGGCTCTAAGTGCCTTGCGTAAAGGAGAATGGTGGTGTTTTGGGAATAGCCCTACTTGCCAGCTATTGTTTGCAGCAAACAGGCCTGCGTGATTGCATGCAGTGACTTGTCTGGGGCTATGGACTTTGTATGAGTTTCAGAATCTGAAGTGACAAGGCAGAGGAGAGCTCCCTCCTGTTTTTTGACCCTGCTTTTGTGTGCAGGCTTGATGCTAATAAGTGCTGAGGAAAGGATCTAGCTTGCATCTGACAGGGACGGGATAGATGGCTGACAGTGTCTGACAGGGGAAGAAGCCTGCACAATCCATTGAGTGATCAAAAACCTTGTCTTCCCTCTGGCATTCAGCTTTCCCCATCTCCCTCTTCAGTAGCCCGTGTGGTGGGGAGACTGACAGCCTTGCTGCTTTCTGGCAGTGAGCTGTGGCTTTGGTGCCTAGGATCTAAGTGCCCCTACTTTGAGGTGGTGGGATTATGCCTTTGGACACTGGGCTTGctagagctgggaaggggcaaGAAGCCCTGAAAGCAAGGGTAGCCATTTCCTGAAGCTTTCGTGTCTCACACAGTGCTAAGTCCTGATAGCTCTAAGTGGGTGGAGATGGTTAGAATGTTGAAAGCCCGCGTGTTCCGTGTGCTTTTCTAGCTTGTTGCTCTTTCGGTTTTCCTGTGTCAGGTGCTTCAGGGTGAACAGCTGCAGATGcctgtgttttccctttggGCTGCTCTATGGGTTAAACCCACAAGCAAGCTGCTTGTGTGGGTCTAGAACTGTGCCACTGTTTGCATAATAGTCCCCCTCTCTCAGATTGCTTGCTTAAACACCTAGGAATgagtgattttttatttttttttaatttgaaatgctTCACTTTTTGAAACAAGAGCTGTTTGCAGGACTTCTTGCCTGCAGCAAACAGCTGTATGTCTACTTTACCCTTACTCTTCTTTTGTAAGAGTAAGGGCAGAGCAGACATAGAGCTTCCCTATGTAGCTGTGGTTGGGGACATCAGGTTCAAGTCCTGTCTGCTTGTGGTGGGCTCCTGGGATTCCTGCAGAAGTGGCAGTAAGGCTCTGACTCAATAGCTGAGGGGCTTGATGGGCCCAGGGtaggaaaacaaacccagctctccTTGCCTCCCTCTGCATGTGGAGCAGCAGTGTGCAGGAGGGGTCAGGGTGGGAACTCACAGGTTCAGTAACTGATAAGGCTTATGGCAGCAGCCAAGGCCAATCTCATTAGTGAGAACCAGGTCAGGTTGCCTTGAtttgaagggaaggaaaaggggaagtgAAGTTATTAAAAGGGGAAGAGATAGACATCATGAGAAGAAAGATCATGCAGCTTCCATCCGTCTGGCCTGACATGGCTGATCCCAGTGAACTGAGCTGCAGTTTTCCTAGGAAGAGTTGCTGATGTGGAGAAGCTTCTCTCAACAGTAGGCAGTGCTTCCTCTTGCTGAGTGTCCTGGTATTTGCCATGGTCATTGAAAATGCTTCATTgtagaagaaaagagaaaacccaTTTCCACTGATTTGAAATATGCTGTAGCACCACAGTCAAAAAGGTAATATGTGGGATGGGAACATCCTGGTGCTTAGGCTGATGTAACTCTATCCTATCCCTTGGGCACTCTATTGGCACTTTTCTCCAGCCTCTTGTGAATCTGGGTCTGTCCTTAGCAGTCCTTATGTACAGGCTGGTTAAGAAGAGCTTCGGaaggaggtgggagggagaaggTGAAGGAGTCTGCCAGGTGGTAGCTTGCACCTCTCATCAAACTGAAGGATGTTGTAAATatctctggaaaagaaatggtgATGAAGGGATGGTTTGATACACCTGAACTTTGTGATAAGACTGTTAATGAGCAGTTTAGGTAGTTGTAATACTTCCTGTCTTTATATAGAAGCAGGACTTGTGGGAGTCTGGGGAGAGGTAGATCAACACCTTGTGAAAAAGGCAATTTTCCATCAGCTGTGTATCAGAAGACCCATCTGCATTCATGAGCAGAGTGGCTTACACCTTCCCTGAGCAGTGGAGATGagctgcagtggcagagatCCTGGACCAGGGTCTTGCCTGCAGTATGAAGTTAGAAGCTCATAACCTGTGAGTCCTTAAGGCAGTGTTGTCCTTCAGCTTGCCCTTAACTTGCCCATCTGTCTTGTCTGGGGCAGGCAGTTAGTTGTTCAGCCTGTGTCTTAGCAGGATAACCATACCTGATCTGTTTCCTTACTGCTCACCGGGTTTGTCACCTTTCCCCATGTCCTGGCAAGGACTTGCTGGTGCTTTGGCTGTtgagcagcaaagctgctgccctTATCTGTACTTTTTAACTATTTGCAGTCAGCTTTTATGAGTGACTGTCGCTTTATATATGTATCTGAAACACCAAAGAAAAGGCTACAAGAACTGATAATCTAACTCtcctgcctctttttttcttgccagtTGAAAGTTGAGTTGTCTGGCATAGTTGTAGACCTCATTGAAAATTATGACCCTTCGGATGAAGATAAGAGGAACTTGCAAGATGCATGGGACTATGTGCAGACACAGGTGAGTCATGGGGAGCAGCAAAGGTAGATGATGCTATTTGTCAGTGCAGGCAACGACCTTTAAAGCTAGGCTGAGGACAGAGAAGCAACTACTGCACATTGATCTGGCTGATCTACAAAGTGGCCTGTGAGGTTTGGTGCCTGCAGACTAGAAAATGGTCTTGCTTCAGACCCTTAACCGTTTCTGTCTGCTGGTTGTTAGAGCTAGCTAGTGTCAGCTCTGTGGCCTAATGTATCCATCCTGTCAAATAGCACTCCAACACTTCTCTTTGTCTGCTGGGCCTCTTGAATACTAACTAACGTGTGAAAAACAGTTTGCAGGTGTTTTTTTAGCAAAAAGTCCCTAGTTTATTGCCAGGCAAgtcagcagcacctcctgccttACTACTTGGTGCATGTTGCTTGCTTATTGTGATGGTTCTTCTGCAAGTATCAGCGCTCTTGGGAGCCATCCAACTGCCCATGGTTTCTCTTTTAGCATCAGGGTCAGCTCTTGAGCAGCTAGAGGGTATTCAAGCACACTGGAGTCATGACAGCTGTTTACTGCCAAACCACAAGCTTGAGAGCTGGCTGGCTGTTGTAGTTAAACACACGGCCAACATGGGACTGATGGGTAGTAAGTACAAGTAACAGCATTTGTCTTCTGTCTGTTCTTTGGTTTGCAAAACACTGACCTGCAGTATTTCTCCTCCTTGGAGAATGATTTATGTATGTTTTTTCACTGTAGTTGTAACTCCTTGGTAGTGAACTCAAAAGAAGCCTGATTCTACTGTGGAGGGAGGCTACTGCTTGGACCCTTCTTTTATGTAGGAGTAGAAGAAAAAGGTTTTGCAGAGATGGAGAATTTGAGTCTACTTCATCTCACACACTGGAGTTAGCATTTGAAAGAGGGTTGGGTTCTGTAAACCGGGAGTTTAAGTCCAAACCTCTTGTGAGGGAAATATATTTCCTTCTGGAGACTGTGTCTTCACAGCACTCTTTTGGAAACCAAATGCTTGTCCTGATGTGGATGTTCAGCTGTTTGTATCTCATGTCTATTATGGCAGAAATgttacttttcctttctgagcAAAGAAGGATTTTCCCTAAACCTCTACCTCGACATAGACAGCCTTTCTGCTCTGTACCACTGGGCAAGCACTGGGATCCATGCTTAGAATCTTACTCCTTGCTAGACTTCCCGATATGCTTTTCCCTTCAGCAAACACTGTTTTATCACGTGGCTCTATAGGAATGTAAATGTTTCTTTGGGTGGAAAACTTTCCCTATCCCGTGTTCCAGCTGGTCCCTGCTGCACCCAGGCGGACGCTGGTGCGCGGTGGTGTGTTGGGCTTGGCGGCATGGGGACGCCATCGTGTGGTGGCTCCCGCTGCCCCGGGGCCACAGCTGACCCGGGGCCCTTGACCTCTTGCTTTGCTAGCAAAGTGGCTCTTAAGTAGGAAATAATGTCCCTGTGTTCTGGACAGCTCTATATATAAGTAACCAGGATGGTATTTAGTGCTGCTAATTCATGCAAAGTGTGTGTCCTGTATGTAGTTGCAGAGAGCTCCTGAGTACTTCTGTCTGCTTGTTGTCATGTGCGGTTATCTTGCAGTGCAAAGTGTAAGACTGTGATGATCTCTCTCTTGTTATTAGAtttcctgctgtggctggacTGGAGCaaaggaatgggaaaataaTGAGATTCTTCGGAACAAAAGCAATACTGAGTATCCGTGCTCCTGCTCCAATAGATCTAAGGACTTAGTGGAAGGAAGAGGTTTCTGCAGTCTGGAAGATCCTCTCAATGGCACTGCAACATATGCTGACTGGCCTGTTCATGAGCAGGTGAGTGAGTATGTCTGGGCCCTGTGAAGCTTCCACTGAGGCTGCCTTGTCTTTGTTCCCCTGAAAATTTAGAGCACTTCTTTCATGTCCTTATTGCTTGAAGTACCTGTGGAATTTGGGGCAAGGGGGGACAGAGTGACAGGGATCCTGCCCTTTTCTGCAAAAGCTTCTATGAAACAGGGTATAGCATTTAACTGGGATAATTTCTGAGTGCAAAGATATGTTATGGATTTTCAGTTTTGAGATATTTAGATCCATGCTTCTCTTCTTTGtggctgtgttttctctttagGGATGCATGGATGGTGTAGAGGAGTGGCTGAAGGACAACCTTGGTATCATTCTTGGGGTTTGCACTGGTGTTGCTGTTATAGAGGTAGGTAGTTTTCTGACATGAACCTATACTGTCTTATCATGGagactttttttaaaggcaaagcTCTTTTCTCAAGTAATAGACACTTGGTTTAATGGCAGTGCAGTTCTAGCTCTTGGCTGCGTCTGCCTGAACTGTGGCTTTTGTTGATTGATTAAAAATCTAACAAGGCCTAGTCAACTTGTGGTTCTGCCTGCTGTATCTGACCTTTGGCAATTCTGTAACCAGAATACTGAGGCAAGCAAAATCCCACTTTAGTGAAATCCCATTTGTTGCCTTAAAAAGCCCATAACGTAGTTTCCAGATGAAGTCACATCTTTATGAAGCCcaattttttgtcatttcagtTTACTGCATTTGCCTTGTGTTGAGGACTCTCTAACTCTGCTCAACTGTATGGTGTCACTGAAAGATGTTCACTGTATTCTGCTCCCCTGTATCACCCGTTCTTCCCACCTTGTCTGTCTGGTTGCTGATTTTGTTCCCATTCTTCCTACttgttccagctgctggggatgATACTGTCCATTTCGCTTTGCAAGAACATACACAGCGAAGACTACACCAAAGTGCCCAAGTCTTGAGTTGGCTGACTCCAGAACTACGGCACCACAGAGGAAGGAGCAAACAGAACATTCCTGCCTCACACCCAGACTGTGCAACCATTGACCATTATTCCTGTGACATCCCATTTCTGATACCACTCTGCTAAGAACTGTTAGAGCTGCAACACAGCCTGATCTTCTGGCAATAGGGCCTTTGGGCCACCTGCATCCTGCCTCTGGATTATCTCTACTTCAAGAAGCAGAACTTAAACTGTCTCGTGTCGCGTGAGACACCGATTAACCTGAGGGGACAAtgcttttgctgcctgctcCATGTTAAACAATACTATTCATATCTTCATTCTACAACCCACTGGACCTAACATACAATAacttttctctcccttgctCTTCTGCACATCTTTTCACCTCCCTCCTGAAGTCCCATGAGCCAGGAATTCTGTTGAGATTCCAGTGCTTTGGTAGCTTCACTTGCTTCACTGACTTGTGGTGGTAACTAGTCATGCTTTATAGGCCTTCTCTTCCCTTGCAGCTGACCTGATTCAGCTCCAACTGTACATCTTCCAGCCTAGGTTCTCATCTGAAATACAGAGTGCTACTGTCACACTTGCTTCTCCTGTTTCTGGAGTCAGCTATGCCTTGCCTTCAGTGGAGCTCTTCCCTTTGAGCATAAGAAGCCACCAGGAGGGAGCCATGCCTACCTATTTATTCCTAGTGTGACCTGGCAGATTGTGGTGGTGGTGCTCAGCTACTTCTGGAATGGATCCCTTGAGTTTTGGATTTGACACTTATGTGTTTCTCCCATTTGCCTCGTTatcttttcctctccccctAGCTCGGCTTTGCTGGCTCCTGTCAGCTTGGAGGTTACTTCAGAGACTGCTGCATACTGTGGACTCAGCctcaggctggctctgctgtttGCATTCTCGGGTTGCCAACTTTATAGAGATTACAATTAATTTGattcttcccctgctcctttATGAAGATAAAATTTGTTAGCTGTGGATTTAGATATGAATATGGAAGGATCTGACTGGATTGCTGATGCTGTAGATTGGGAATATCACTGGTGTCAGTGCCCAGTATAGGTTCTGTAGCTGGGATGCAAAGATGGCTTTTGTTTCAGTTGTCCATTCTTCTGACTCCACTGTGGTCCGGAGCCATGGCTGCATCCTGAGTTCTGCCTcaagtgccagccctgcagcagatAAGTAGCAGGTTCTGCAGTTGTGCAGGCTGCAGGTTTCTGTGCTAATGGCTGGGCTGTTTGTTCTGTTGAGCCAGTGGTCGGCAGCAAGGAGTGGTGTAGACCAGAAGAAGGTAGGAAATGCACAAGaagcactgccccagctgcttACATAAGAGAGCTGGGTGCAAATCCTCACCTTTAGAGGTGTCTTGGGCACAGCAGATTTCCTGCTGTTACACATGGTACAATGACTGTGACATCAGGAAGCTGGATGGGAGATAAGTGGATGGTCCTTGCCAGGGACCTGTTACAAGGTACTTGGTGAGTGAGCCTTTGCCTTACAGAGGTGGTTCCAGGACTGTCTTCTGTCGGGGTGGGGCAGGTAGTAATAACCCTACTTGGTAAAACCTACTGGTTTTCCTTTTGGGAAGAAAGGCTGGTGCAGGGAATCAGGGCCCTAACAGTGAGACCCTGCTCTGTCCTCATCTTTGGACAGAGCAATGACTGGGGAGAATGACTGGGCAGCTGGTTTTTATGGAGGTCTGATGAGGCTTTGCAGTTCTGAGATATCTGCCCCTTCCTGCACAGATCCTTCAAGCTGACCTTTTCTATAGCAGAAAGCACCTTTAGCAGTAAAGCTTGCTAGCTTTTGTAACACAAAGTCTATTCTCTAACGTTTTCTTATTTGTAAGATTCTTGTTCAGTTACAGATGCCAATGCTGAGCAGCAAGTAAAAAGGAGCCCATTCtggatttccttttttgtttttgtctgtttttagCAACATCTTCCTACTGGAAGAAATGCATGTACAGATATAAAAGTCTAGAGGGTgaatatttctgtaataaagACTTTgctaaaaaatatatatctctGACTGTGACTTGTGTATTGAAGTGTTTTCCCCTTGCTTCCTCTCCACCTCTTCTGCTTTACGTGCAGATCACTGACATCTTGTTTGCTCAAAGTGTCAAAAGGTCTGATGCGCATGTGTGAGATCAGTGTGGGCTGTAAAGATCCTGCCCAGCAGAGGGAGGTTACAATTTTTCTGAGCTGTATTCTAAAGCAAACTTTGTCTTGTTTTATGAAGTATGTTTGTCTTAGGATGAGCTGACTGAGTGATAGTTCCTTGAATTACCTGCTATCTCctaagcaaaatatttgaagatGTTGCTTCAGATCTGCACAGTTTGGAGTCATAAGCCTTGGGGACTAATTCTGATGAAATACAAGCTTGCAGCTATGCCCACAGTGCATACAGCTCTTGCCAGCTCAACTGTATAATTTTTTCCCACTCACTTTCAGTAGGATTCCTCAGCCCCTGCCACTGTGAGAAGGAAGAAAGCTAGATGGCCATTCTTCATAGTTTATGTCACCACATGCTGGCCTTGACTGAAAAGCTCTTCAGAAGTAGCTAGACCAACTATATAAAtcttcttgcttttctcagCTAAGCAACTGAGAAGTGGATATGAGCTAGATCTCAAAACTCCTTCAGGTCCTGCACCATATTGGTGCATCTGGACATTTGAACATTTGAAATGGCTTAGAAGAACCTAAGGTGGTGTACTAATGAATTTTACAGCTGTTGCTTTAGAAGGGAATAAGCACGACCTAAGTCCTCATGTATGCTTTGAAGAAACAGTGAAGTTTGCAGAGGAGGTACTGAGGTGCTGTCAGCAAACACTGGTGGCAACTGGTCTAAGTCAAGATTTCAGGAACCCTGACCAGCTGAGTGCAGAGCAAGAGGGACTTAAATGGATTCTGGAGCCACAGTAGGGTGCAATGATCTGTCCTACCCATGAGTACAACTTGTTCCTTTAGGCTGTCCTGTGCTTGAGGAGAGCTTGCTTCTTGGTCACATGGAGTGTCCCCTTTCTGGTTGATTTCCAGAGCACCCTGCTTTAATCAGGAGGCAATGCTTTCCCAGGGCCCCACGACTTAAAGGGCTACACTTCCTGGCAGAACTGCCAGCCCTGACCAGATGGCTCCTGCGTGGTTTCCATTCAGCCTGTTGTggagctggaaggagaaaataGGGGACTTGAGGACAATTGCTTGTCCCCGGCTTGGGTCCCCGGCTGCCCGAGCTCTGTGGAAACCACTTGCCTTTGGCCACTGGAGGGAGGTGTTCCACCAAGAAAACCCAGCCCGGGCTGGTCCCTGGGGAATGAGAAGATGACGCTG
This sequence is a window from Serinus canaria isolate serCan28SL12 chromosome 5, serCan2020, whole genome shotgun sequence. Protein-coding genes within it:
- the CD82 gene encoding CD82 antigen, with protein sequence MGSGCLKVTKYFLFLFNLLFLILGAVILGFGIWILADKTSFIAVLQMSSPSLKTGAYILIGVGALTMLMGFLGCLGAVNEIRCLLGLYFTCLMIILLAQIAAALVIYFQKETLKVELSGIVVDLIENYDPSDEDKRNLQDAWDYVQTQISCCGWTGAKEWENNEILRNKSNTEYPCSCSNRSKDLVEGRGFCSLEDPLNGTATYADWPVHEQGCMDGVEEWLKDNLGIILGVCTGVAVIELLGMILSISLCKNIHSEDYTKVPKS